From the genome of Staphylococcus haemolyticus, one region includes:
- a CDS encoding TetR/AcrR family transcriptional regulator: MNDKDLRVIKTKKALTDSLYSLLEQEMFTPLTVNKICKHASVHRTTFYKHFYDKYELLKYLLKLTHDDYFATDIKERLNNPFQTLANSFNKEEVSRIELKQYNDKEFEDVRNKYLIEIMQKDFKTNMHRITVDNVVPKSLVFYVFGSVLNAFIDWKKNENVEIKPKQMDQIFHKLINIKAHD, translated from the coding sequence TTGAATGATAAAGACTTACGGGTAATTAAAACTAAAAAGGCATTAACTGATAGCTTATATTCATTGCTCGAACAAGAGATGTTTACACCATTAACGGTTAATAAAATTTGTAAGCATGCTAGTGTTCATCGCACTACTTTTTATAAACATTTTTACGATAAATACGAATTGCTTAAATACCTATTAAAATTAACACACGATGACTATTTTGCGACTGATATTAAAGAACGTTTGAATAATCCTTTTCAAACTTTAGCTAATTCTTTCAATAAAGAAGAGGTATCTCGAATTGAACTTAAGCAATATAACGATAAAGAGTTTGAAGATGTTCGCAATAAATATTTAATTGAAATAATGCAAAAGGATTTCAAAACCAACATGCATCGTATTACTGTTGATAATGTAGTACCGAAAAGCCTAGTATTCTATGTGTTTGGTTCGGTACTAAATGCATTTATCGATTGGAAAAAGAATGAAAATGTCGAGATTAAACCTAAGCAAATGGACCAAATCTTTCATAAACTTATCAATATCAAAGCACATGATTAA
- a CDS encoding CorA metal ion transporter family protein, with protein MAIRVHFQDQSNHFHTACTFSAIPEDAKLVWIDFENPTKNDQALLTQRFNIARHHIEESVFTVTRPKVSNHPQKKHLYLILHAISHNNFSAEPLSITVKGNWIITVHKYPMEVLSDIITSFNKSPKAITTIELTTIMVDKITHQYFKYVDHVEDIVFSFEYQNVDKVNNRKLMDDVYNIRSEIIKLKRVLIPMEQLLNEIIDESPLDVSHEYQLLIKHIHSRLLRQTDTLMACEHITDDIKDNNESYRSNRINGVMNVLTIISSIFFPLSFLTGWYGMNFSYMPELDWHYSYFVFIAISLVVVVSLITLFKKKNWF; from the coding sequence ATGGCAATTCGTGTCCATTTTCAAGACCAATCAAACCACTTCCATACTGCATGTACATTTTCAGCTATTCCTGAGGATGCCAAACTTGTGTGGATTGATTTTGAGAATCCGACGAAAAACGATCAAGCATTACTCACTCAACGATTCAATATTGCTAGGCACCACATAGAGGAATCTGTATTTACAGTTACGAGACCTAAAGTTAGTAATCATCCACAGAAAAAGCATTTATATTTAATATTGCATGCCATTAGTCATAATAATTTCTCAGCAGAACCCCTGAGTATTACTGTTAAGGGTAATTGGATAATCACGGTTCATAAATATCCAATGGAAGTATTATCAGATATCATTACGTCATTCAATAAGTCACCTAAAGCTATAACTACGATTGAACTAACAACTATCATGGTTGATAAAATTACACATCAATATTTTAAATATGTGGATCATGTTGAAGACATAGTTTTTTCTTTTGAGTATCAAAATGTAGATAAAGTCAATAACCGTAAATTAATGGATGATGTATATAATATTCGTTCTGAAATTATTAAACTGAAGCGTGTGCTCATTCCTATGGAGCAACTCCTAAATGAAATAATAGATGAATCACCATTAGACGTATCACATGAATATCAATTATTGATTAAACATATTCATAGTAGATTATTAAGACAAACAGATACGTTAATGGCCTGTGAGCATATCACAGATGATATTAAAGATAATAACGAGTCTTATCGCTCTAATAGAATTAATGGTGTGATGAATGTCTTAACCATTATTTCGTCTATATTCTTTCCGCTATCATTTTTAACGGGATGGTATGGCATGAACTTCTCTTATATGCCAGAACTTGATTGGCATTATAGTTATTTCGTCTTTATTGCTATTTCATTAGTGGTTGTTGTTTCACTCATTACTCTTTTCAAAAAGAAGAACTGGTTCTAA
- a CDS encoding YrhK family protein, with translation MAGLNKDDVDLHFNTNQFNEDDHAKQISFFYKALYQINDIVLGIIFLIGSFLFFSDQTMIAGTILFVIGSIQMTARPVISFVHDMKLSKYYKRKYKQLLDEKKQH, from the coding sequence ATGGCTGGTTTAAATAAAGATGATGTTGATTTACATTTTAATACCAATCAATTTAATGAAGATGATCATGCGAAGCAAATCTCATTCTTCTACAAAGCCCTATATCAAATCAACGATATCGTACTGGGCATTATATTTTTAATTGGTAGTTTTCTATTTTTTAGTGACCAAACCATGATTGCCGGCACAATACTATTTGTGATTGGAAGTATTCAAATGACAGCACGACCTGTAATCTCTTTTGTCCATGACATGAAACTGTCTAAATATTACAAACGCAAATATAAACAGCTCCTAGATGAAAAGAAGCAACATTAA
- a CDS encoding methylated-DNA--[protein]-cysteine S-methyltransferase — MSYSMLYKSPVQNLELISDGESLTHVLYKYNDTTVTHPTNPDLDIFKKVVEWLNEYFSGNRPQIDFSLKPEGTDFQKSVWRKLQEIEYGQLKTYGDLANLVGEERNKPNMSAQAIGGAVGSNPISIIIPCHRVVGKDGSLTGYGGTINHKIKLLELEQVDMNNLYRPKNSTKP, encoded by the coding sequence ATGTCTTATTCAATGCTTTACAAATCTCCCGTACAAAATTTAGAACTCATCAGTGATGGTGAGTCACTTACACACGTACTTTATAAATATAACGACACAACTGTTACTCATCCAACTAATCCTGATTTAGATATTTTTAAAAAAGTGGTTGAGTGGTTAAATGAATATTTCTCAGGAAATCGTCCGCAAATTGATTTTTCACTTAAACCGGAAGGCACTGATTTTCAAAAAAGTGTGTGGCGAAAGCTACAAGAAATAGAATATGGACAATTAAAAACATATGGTGATCTAGCGAATCTTGTAGGTGAAGAACGCAATAAGCCGAATATGTCTGCACAAGCAATAGGTGGTGCAGTCGGTAGTAATCCGATTTCTATTATTATTCCATGCCATCGCGTGGTTGGAAAAGATGGAAGTTTAACAGGATATGGTGGCACGATTAATCATAAAATTAAACTACTCGAGCTTGAGCAAGTAGATATGAATAATTTGTATAGACCTAAAAATTCAACTAAACCATAA